The region CATTGGCACGAACACGCACAGCAACAGCGCCGTCATAAGTCACTAGATTATCGCGTTCACGAGCGCCGTTAATGTTCAGTCCGCCAAGGCCGGTGCTGAACTGAAAGTTGGACACGTTGCCGCTGGTGCTGGTTACGCCGGCCTTCAGCAGTGCCAGGGTGATGGGGTTACGTCCGCTCAGTGGCAGCATCTCTGCCTGTTTGCTCGTAATCACACGGCCAAGAACGGTGCTCTCCGTTTGAATTGCCGTCTCCTGCGCCGAAACCTCCATAACATCGCTCGTGCTTCCCACTGTAAGCTGCAGGTTCGCAGTTGTGGACACATTGGGATCAAGGTTGTTGCCGTTACTAGTCGTCTTCTGGAAGTTGGTTGCGGTTACGCTGATGGTGTAAAGGCCCGGTGAAAGACTAGGGATCGTGTAATAACCGGAGTCGTTTGTTGCTGCCGTATGAACGACTCCTGTCGCTTCGTCGGTCACGGTTACAGTGGCTCCGCGAACTACTGCGCCCGACGAATCGGTAATGGTGCCGGAGACACCGGAGAGGTCGGACTGGGCATAGCCTGATACAGCCCCTGAGAAAAGAATGCATGCCGCCAGCGAAATGGGGAGGAGCCACTTTCGCTGGGCGAACGAAAAGGAACACTTGAAATTCTTCATAGGATTTTTTTGCCTCAAGATGGAATCCACGCAAACGCAGAGGGTTCAACTGAAATACAAAGTCCGACTGCGCTTGGGGCTTGGTCGATCATGGGCAACGGCAATGATCCAAACAAGGTGTTTTGAACCGTGTACGATCAGCACACCCGGCGTGTAAACGCTGCAGACAAAAGGCTTACCCCCACCCTTTCTTGCAAGATTTACAAAGTCCTCAAGAACCGCGCACACGGGTAAAAGGCTCTCCACTCCTGCTTCACAGTCATCTTCAGAAGAAATAAAACGGCGATCACGATCGCATCCCCAAAAAGGTAAATGCCCTCAGTTGAGAGCAGGAAATCAGCGCATATCGTGCCGAGGATAGAGCAGATATAAAAAACGTATGCCCTTCCCTGAAAAGAAGAACAGGTACGTACTCATACGTTTCAAAGCTGTATTGCGAGATGCTTTAGAAGGAACCAATTCGTTCCAGCACCATCTGCGGAGCGGCTGCATTGGAGGCTACATTTCCAGCGCCAATCAATACCTCGAACGGTTGGAATCCTCCGCTGGGCAGTCGCGCGCGGCGCAGAGTCGGTTCCAGCAACGACGGTGTCAGCAAAAATGTCTCGGCGGCTTGTGTACCTGCTGTATTCAAACCCTCCACAATCAGCACATGGCCAGTGGCATTGAGATTGGGAAGGTAAGCAATCAAGCCGTACGTATGGTTTTGAACCCCCGGTGCGCCATAGATTGGTTCCTCGCCCGGACGAGGATGCACATTCACAATCCCCGAAGGTTTCTCGTTATCGGCATGGATGCTGAAACGAAAATTCATATGTGCCTGAAACAGCTCCGTCCACGGATTCGCTTCAATGGAGCCAATCAGAATTGCATTGCCATCGCGAAGATCATCCATCCTCAGATCGCGCGCATAGCGAACGATCATGCGTTGAGGATTCACCTCACTCAACTGTCCAAGGTGCGAGGCCAGGTCCAGATCTACCACGCTGGTATAGCGTCGTGATCCCAGCTTCATAATCTCGGCAGCGTCCGAGTCGCCCACCGTCTGAATCTTTGTGCGATAACTTCCATCGAGATAACTGGCCAACGGTACCGGTCGCTCCGTAAGCCGCTGCATAATCACTAGTCCATCGTCCGAGGGCACAACAAACGTATCGCGCTTGCTGCTGAAGAGTTGTGCCCACAGGTCCTTCGACGCAATCTCCGCAGGAGAAGCGGTAAGACGTTTCAGCCATATTGGTGGGAAGAAAACAGTGAACAGAGAACCCAGCAGAAACCCCGCGATCAGCAGGAGAACCGCTGCATACTTACGAACAAGTCTTGCAAACCCGAGGGTCTCGTTCGTACCGGTCGCTTCGGATTCCTCCACTGTCAACTCTTGCGTCGTGGGTTCCTGTTCCGTAATCATGCTATCTGCCAAATCAGGAATATCCACTGTTTCGACGTTTTCAATAAACTGTAGATCGCGGGGAACCTCTAGTTGCGCAACATCGGAGATCTGCTTCCTATGCCCGGGCGAAAAGACAGGGGTATAGCCTCCGCGCGGAATCTGTAGCAGAAGCTCCTCTCTCTTTCCCTCTTTTACAAAGTATTCTTCAATGCGTTTGCGCAGATTGCGGGCATAGCTGCGGACGATATTGTCCTCGTTGGTGTCGTAACCTTCCGGTCGACCAAAAACGAGAACTCCAATCTGCTGCTCCGTAATCTCGTCGCTGCGATTGTGAATGTGGCGATCGACCACGTAGAGCAGGAAGTCCACCATAAGGCGCGAACGCCCCAGGCTGCTACTGGCTGCAATGCGCTCGGCAAGTTGCCAGCGTGGATCGTCTTCACGGCTGCTCGTGGGTGCGTCCGGTCGCAGGGAGAAGTCCCCCGTCCTACTCCTCGGCGATGACTCCAGAGCATGCATAGCTTAATGATCTATTTCTTTTCTTACTTTAATTTTGTCTTGTGAAGATACCGTCAATCGAAATAAAGCCCTGTAAGGGACTCCAAAACGACTACCATACGGCTCAAAACGCAAGGCAGTTTCCCCGTCAAAGAATCATGAAATAGGGGGGGCATGCGAAAGGCTTTGCTTCGCTGACGCGAAAGTACACTGAAGTCCATGAACGCTTTTGATCACCATTTTTTAAACTAAATGAGATCAATAGATAGATTGGTGGAGGCGGCGGGAGTCGAACCCGCGTCCGAAAAAACCTTCGTCAGAGAGCTTTCATGCTTTTTCCTGTTCTAAAGTCTCGTCAACCGCGCTTAGAACGGACAAAGATGCGCCGCTGACCAGCCTGATCGATCTCGCTTTCCCCGCTCAGGCGGTGCAGGGAAGAGCCAGCCTACTGTGCGACGATCGGTACGGGCCCATAGGCGAAGCCCGAGCGATCGGCTACTTAGTTAATTAAGCAGCAAGTGCGAATTGAGGTTCGGCACTTATAGTTTTGTGAGCGATTACGGGTGTCCACACCCCGGCATGCCTCTCTGCCGCAAGCAATCCCGTCGAAGCCGTGACGCCCCCATCTGGAGCTGGCACCAACATTGCATTGGGCCCTGCAAAGAACTGTTTATAGTATACGCCGCCGGCCGCAGCGAGGGTGCGCGCGCGTATCAGGCGAAGGCCAGGATGACTGCTCCGATTGCGATCAGCGATGCTCCGCCGATCTTCAGAGGAGTGAGCTTCTCCCCGAGAAACAGCCAGGCTCCCAGGATCACAAGAACGACGCTTAACTTATCCACGGGAGCTACGCTGGAGGCCGGACCAAGTTGAAGCGCACGAAAATAGCACAGCCACGAGAGCCCGGTCGCTATGCCAGAGATTCCTAGAAAGAGCCAGCTTCGCGGTGGTATCTGGGCAATTCCATGAGGGGCTTCAAAGGTCAGGGCGATCGCCCAGGTGAAGACGACGATCACTGTTGTCCGTATGGCAGTAGCCAGATTCGGATCGATCCCGGCGACCCCAACCTTTGCCAACAGCGCAGTGGCTGCAGCAAAAAACGCCGAGAGCATCGCCCAGAAAAACCAGCCCATAGACTTGAAGCCTAGCCCTCTTCTCCTCGATGGGTGAAGAGCGAGCGTAGTAGCTAGAGAGATGCGCCTTCCAGGTTTACATCCTGCCAGTCTCCACGCTCGATCCCCTTCCGAATCTGTGTCGGCGTTTTCCCGGCCTTGGTCTGTTGATAAGCGTAAACGGCTTCGCGCATGCAGGTCGAGCATGCCGCTCCATGGGTTCCTTCGAAGCAGCTATGCAGGCTGTTGTGTCCCATGGCTCGATCACAGCGGCAGTAACATGGCATCTGATGTAAGACCGCCGGAATCTTTGCTGCCATTTTATAGGCAGTCACCTGATAGGAATGCGAGAAGTAAGGCCCCGTTAATTGATTCCCGCTCATGATTGGGGGAAGCGGTTTCACAGGCGGCTTGGCGTTGTAAGCCGGAATCTCCACGGCAGGATTGCTCCATTGCGCCGATGCTGCAACTGTTATCAGGCCCAACACAAAAAGACCAAGAATCCGCTTCATGATCCCATTCTAGGCAAAGCAGCTAAAACGTGGGAGCAAAAAAAGACGGCACGAACGAAAGTTCGTGCCGGGAGGCCAGTGACGCAACTTGTGTCAGCCGAGGATCGAGCACTCAAAGCTGAAATCTGTCCGGGACCGATCATCCCGTAAAGAAAATATACCACAAAATGGAAAATCGAATCCTGAAAATATGGGGCACCATAGATTTTTTTTTGTTCCGGAAGATATCAAATGACGAAATATTGGCGTAAGCCACTTATTTTCTGTGTTTTCAGGGAGTTTCCTCCTCTTCATTTTTTTCTGATTTTCTTTCGGGTGCTCTTCCAAAAAATGGATAAAGGCAGCCGAAAACAGAAAAGGCGGCGACGAAATTATGCGTCCTGTGAGTACGCCAATGTCTTTCTGCCGCTCCTGGGCCTGTGCATTTAGAATCAAGAAACTGCTGAAAACTAAAAAGAGACGTGCATGACGGCCATCACTGAGAAAAAAAAGGCTCTTACCTTCCAGGAGCTCTTATTCAGGCTTCAACGATTCTGGGCGGACCAGGGGTGTGTGCTTCAACAACCTTATGATGTCGAGGTAGGCGCCGGCACCATGTCGCCGGATACCTTCCTCCGTGTGCTTGGCCCAAAGCCAGTTCGGATTGCCTATGCGCAGCCATCCCGCCGTCCGGCAGACGGCAGATATGGCGAGAATCCCAACCGCCTCTTCCGCCACACGCAGCTTCAGGTCATCCTCAAGCCGCCTCCGGAGAGAATCCAGGATCTCTATCTTGAATCTCTGGAGGCGATTGGAATCGACCTGCGGGAACATGACATTAAGTTTGAAGAGGATAACTGGGAGTGGCCGGTAGGCGGCGCCTGGGGGGTTGGCTGGCAGGTCATGCTCGACGGTCTCGAGATCACACAGTTTACCTACTTCCAGCAGTGCGGCGGAATGGATCTGGACCCTATCTGTGGCGAGATTACCTATGGCCTCGAACGCATCGCAGGCTTCCTGCAGGACGTGGATTCCATCTATGACATCGTCTGGGCCGTTGAACCCGACACCGGCCGGCGGGTAACTTATGGCGAGATGCGCCTGGCAGAGGAAGAGCAGTTCTCGGCTTACAGCTTTGACTATGCTGACGTTCCCAAATTGTGGGAGCACCTTAAACTTTACGAGTCGGAGTGCCTTGAACTACTTGAAAAAAGCAGGAAGATGGATGAGATGGACCCGCTTGCACTCAAGCGCTTTCCCGTTCTCGGAGCCTATGAGTTGGCGTTGAAGTGCTCTCACGTCTTCAATCTGCTGGATGCGCGTGGCGCGATCTCTGTAACGGAGCGCGTCGGTGTTATGGCGAGAATCCGTTCGCTCGTTGTTGGGGTGGCTAGGGCGTATGCCGCACAGGGAGAACTTCTGTCGAAGGAAGTGAATTCCGTTGTCGTTGGGTAGCTCCAGTTGGCCTTTTTGAAAGCGGTAGAAGGGCACGGAAGCATATTCACCCCGGCCCACGAAAGATGAGTTATATAGATGGCTGATTTCCTGTTAGAGATTGGTATGGAAGAGGTTCCTGCACGAATGGTCGCAGGGGCCGAAGCAGAGCTGAAGCGTCGCGTGCTTGCTCTGTTGGAGCGGGAGCACCTGGTGCAGGAAGATGGGTCTGCCAAGAGCTTTTCGACGCCCCGAAGACTCGCGGTGTTCATCTCGAACGTAGCCGACCGTCAGGAAGACACTCGCGAAGAGCTGACGGGCCCCTCGGTCAAGGTGGCCTATAAAGACGGAGTCCCAACCCCCGCTGCTCTCGCCTTTGCTAAAAAAGCTGGTGTGGAAGTTGAAGCTCTCAAGGTCGTAACGACCCCAAAGGGGGAGTATCTTGCGGCCTCCATCCTTAAACATGGCAGGCGCGCATCAGAAGTTCTCTCCGAAGAGCTTCCCAGGGAGATCGCCGCTATCTACTGGGCTAAGAATATGTACTGGCGTCCCGGCAAGCCGGAGCGATTCGTAAGGCCGATTCGCTGGATGCTTGCGCTTCTGGGCGAACAGATCGTGCCTTTTGAGTTTGGCGGCAAGACCGCAGGCAAGGTGACCTACGGGCACCGCATCCTTTTTGGAGAAGACGGCATCGCGGTCAAATCGCTGACAGACTATGAGTCGGCCCTTCTCGACGCAAATGTAATTGCAGATGTCGAGGTCCGCCGTCAGAAGATTCGCAAAGCCCTCGATCACGTCACCCGCACTGTTCCCGGTGCGCGTTGGCGAGAAGACCATGGTCTGATCGACACCTTGACCCATCTGACCGAATGGGCCTCAGATCGCTCGGTAGTCCTCGGCAACTTCGAATCGGAATATCTCGTTCTGCCCGAAGAGGTTTTGGTCACTGTCATGCGGGGCCACCAGAAGTACTTCGCATTGGAGGATGAATCCGGCAAGTTGATGCCACACTTTTTGGCCGTCCTGAACACCGAAGCTGCAGAAGCGGGCCTTG is a window of Edaphobacter sp. 12200R-103 DNA encoding:
- a CDS encoding glycine--tRNA ligase subunit alpha, which encodes MTAITEKKKALTFQELLFRLQRFWADQGCVLQQPYDVEVGAGTMSPDTFLRVLGPKPVRIAYAQPSRRPADGRYGENPNRLFRHTQLQVILKPPPERIQDLYLESLEAIGIDLREHDIKFEEDNWEWPVGGAWGVGWQVMLDGLEITQFTYFQQCGGMDLDPICGEITYGLERIAGFLQDVDSIYDIVWAVEPDTGRRVTYGEMRLAEEEQFSAYSFDYADVPKLWEHLKLYESECLELLEKSRKMDEMDPLALKRFPVLGAYELALKCSHVFNLLDARGAISVTERVGVMARIRSLVVGVARAYAAQGELLSKEVNSVVVG
- a CDS encoding EamA family transporter, producing MGWFFWAMLSAFFAAATALLAKVGVAGIDPNLATAIRTTVIVVFTWAIALTFEAPHGIAQIPPRSWLFLGISGIATGLSWLCYFRALQLGPASSVAPVDKLSVVLVILGAWLFLGEKLTPLKIGGASLIAIGAVILAFA
- a CDS encoding CYCXC family (seleno)protein — translated: MKRILGLFVLGLITVAASAQWSNPAVEIPAYNAKPPVKPLPPIMSGNQLTGPYFSHSYQVTAYKMAAKIPAVLHQMPCYCRCDRAMGHNSLHSCFEGTHGAACSTCMREAVYAYQQTKAGKTPTQIRKGIERGDWQDVNLEGASL